One part of the Corynebacterium sp. CNCTC7651 genome encodes these proteins:
- the purQ gene encoding phosphoribosylformylglycinamidine synthase subunit PurQ, which yields MSATIGVITFPGTLDDVDALRAVRLAGATPRELWHADSDLTGVDAVVVPGGFSYGDYLRSGAIAAQAPMMGAVIEAAKGGMPVLGICNGFQILTEAGLLPGALTRNQGLNFHCVDTFLEVANADTAWTSLFDDGQKIHIPAKHGEGRFQAAPETIEALEKEGRVVFRYTDNFNGSVNAIAGVTNETGRVVGLMPHPEHAIELLTGPSEDGLGLFKSAIDAISKIGA from the coding sequence ATGAGCGCAACCATCGGCGTAATCACCTTCCCGGGCACGCTGGATGATGTGGACGCGCTGCGTGCCGTCCGCCTCGCCGGCGCGACCCCGCGCGAGCTGTGGCACGCGGACTCCGACCTCACGGGCGTGGATGCTGTCGTGGTCCCCGGCGGCTTCTCCTACGGCGACTACCTGCGCTCCGGCGCCATCGCCGCGCAGGCACCGATGATGGGCGCGGTCATCGAGGCCGCGAAGGGCGGCATGCCGGTCCTGGGCATCTGCAACGGCTTCCAAATCCTCACCGAAGCCGGCCTCCTGCCGGGCGCGCTGACCCGCAACCAGGGGCTGAACTTCCACTGCGTGGACACGTTCCTCGAGGTAGCGAACGCGGACACGGCTTGGACTTCGCTTTTCGACGATGGACAGAAGATCCACATCCCCGCAAAGCACGGCGAAGGCCGTTTCCAGGCCGCCCCGGAAACCATCGAGGCGCTGGAGAAGGAGGGCCGCGTGGTGTTCCGCTACACGGATAACTTCAACGGCTCTGTCAACGCAATCGCCGGCGTGACCAATGAGACTGGCCGCGTGGTTGGCCTCATGCCGCACCCGGAGCACGCGATTGAGCTGCTCACCGGCCCGTCCGAGGATGGCCTGGGCCTGTTCAAATCCGCCATCGACGCGATTTCCAAGATCGGAGCGTGA
- a CDS encoding sterol carrier family protein, protein MAKKLDPAETRRAVEAVAGWLEGSVDKQKPSRGELAAAVRATARTLAEELPGHAVELRVPPFVAVQCVEGPRHTRGTPPNVVETDPETWLKLATGRTTFEEALQLGKVDASGSRAGEVARGLPVVTL, encoded by the coding sequence ATGGCGAAGAAGTTGGATCCCGCCGAAACTCGCCGGGCGGTTGAGGCTGTGGCGGGGTGGTTGGAAGGAAGCGTCGATAAGCAAAAGCCCAGTCGGGGGGAACTGGCGGCGGCGGTGAGGGCCACGGCGCGGACGCTCGCGGAGGAGCTCCCGGGGCACGCGGTAGAGCTGCGGGTGCCGCCGTTTGTGGCCGTGCAGTGCGTGGAGGGGCCGCGGCACACGCGCGGCACGCCGCCGAACGTGGTGGAGACGGACCCGGAGACGTGGCTGAAGCTGGCCACGGGTAGGACGACGTTCGAGGAAGCGCTCCAGCTGGGCAAGGTGGATGCCTCGGGGTCCCGCGCGGGTGAGGTTGCCCGCGGGCTGCCGGTGGTGACGCTGTAA
- a CDS encoding folate-binding protein YgfZ produces MTYRSALLDLPGAAALEGESPLDAAGVALHYGDPLGEQRRLAQRAGLVDRSQRTVVTVSGPDAPVFLNNLLSQKLDNAAPGFAGAALDLDMQGHILHHADVFYDGTTFYLDVPAAQGQSLLDYLRRMIFWSDVEVEEADLAIVTLLGPAGLPADLPGALWTREVPWLEGFVRYDVWLPRPQLKEAAEQWVARGGDMTGLLAFTAQRVRAGEPELGADLDDKSIPHEVPRLITRTGGPAGAAAPWPGAVHLYKGCYRGQETVARVENLGRSPRLLVMLQLDGSSPTEPAPGTTITSSGRKVGRLGTVVHDADYGPIALALIKRSALPAPGQPGAQLDIDGTAATVDPDSLPLFEGEKAGKVAVEKLRRGLGPA; encoded by the coding sequence GTGACGTACCGCAGTGCACTCTTGGACCTTCCCGGCGCGGCGGCGCTTGAGGGCGAATCACCCCTCGATGCCGCCGGCGTGGCGCTTCACTACGGCGACCCGTTGGGCGAGCAACGCCGCCTTGCGCAACGCGCCGGCTTGGTGGACCGCTCCCAGCGCACGGTGGTGACGGTTTCAGGCCCGGACGCGCCGGTGTTTCTGAACAATCTGCTATCGCAGAAACTTGACAACGCCGCACCCGGGTTCGCCGGCGCCGCCCTGGACCTGGACATGCAGGGGCACATCCTGCACCACGCGGACGTGTTTTACGACGGCACCACGTTTTACCTCGACGTTCCCGCCGCGCAGGGCCAGAGCTTGCTGGACTACCTGCGCCGCATGATTTTCTGGTCCGACGTCGAGGTGGAGGAGGCGGACCTAGCCATCGTGACGCTCCTCGGCCCCGCCGGGCTGCCCGCGGACCTTCCGGGCGCGCTCTGGACCCGCGAGGTCCCCTGGCTCGAGGGCTTTGTGCGTTACGACGTCTGGCTGCCCCGCCCCCAGCTCAAGGAAGCGGCGGAGCAGTGGGTTGCACGCGGCGGGGACATGACGGGCCTGCTGGCGTTCACCGCCCAGCGCGTGCGGGCTGGCGAGCCGGAACTTGGCGCGGACTTGGACGACAAGTCCATCCCCCACGAGGTCCCCCGGTTAATCACGCGCACCGGCGGTCCGGCGGGTGCCGCGGCCCCCTGGCCCGGCGCCGTCCACCTGTACAAAGGCTGCTACCGCGGGCAGGAGACCGTGGCGCGCGTGGAAAACCTCGGCCGCTCGCCGCGGCTTCTGGTGATGCTGCAGCTCGACGGCTCCTCCCCCACCGAACCCGCCCCCGGCACCACCATCACCTCCAGTGGCCGGAAGGTTGGCCGCCTGGGCACCGTGGTGCACGACGCGGATTACGGCCCGATCGCCCTCGCACTGATCAAGCGGTCCGCCTTGCCCGCCCCGGGACAGCCGGGCGCGCAGCTGGATATCGACGGCACCGCCGCCACCGTGGACCCGGATTCTTTGCCGTTGTTTGAGGGGGAGAAGGCGGGGAAGGTGGCCGTCGAAAAGCTTCGCCGAGGCCTGGGGCCGGCCTAG
- the pstC gene encoding phosphate ABC transporter permease subunit PstC, translating to MADNELPATEHDDRGAGPATKSDPVIQQSSGTPIEKGQDPATEGTPTTGTAEGNTADTGTGAGVKRPGDRVFEALSTISAALITVLVAAIGIFLLIQAFEPLRRNEGGLLGFFTYGGQWQTANLEAMKFGIPNLFFSTITISLIALIIAMPVALGVALFLSNYAPDNLVRPLGTLVDMLAAVPSIVYGLWGAQVLGPMLSNFYRWLNGWAGDFFLFATYQNSPPFSTGRNMMTGGIVLAVMILPIIAATAREIFVQTPPGQIESALALGATRWEVIRMTVIPFGLSGFIAGSMLGLGRALGETMALYMAVAPANSYRGSLFDGGTTFATAIANASAEFNNPISAGAYIAAGLVLFLLTFIVNSIARSIVNK from the coding sequence ATGGCTGACAACGAACTGCCTGCTACCGAACACGACGACCGCGGTGCAGGTCCCGCGACAAAGTCCGATCCCGTTATCCAGCAGTCCTCCGGCACCCCGATCGAGAAGGGTCAGGACCCGGCGACTGAGGGCACCCCCACCACCGGCACTGCCGAGGGCAACACTGCCGACACCGGCACCGGCGCAGGCGTGAAGCGCCCGGGCGACCGCGTCTTCGAGGCTCTCTCCACCATCTCCGCAGCGCTGATCACCGTGCTGGTTGCTGCGATTGGTATCTTCCTGCTCATCCAGGCGTTTGAGCCGCTGCGCCGCAACGAGGGCGGCCTGCTGGGCTTCTTCACCTACGGCGGCCAGTGGCAGACCGCCAACCTCGAGGCGATGAAGTTCGGTATCCCGAACCTCTTCTTCTCCACCATCACGATCTCCCTGATCGCGCTGATCATCGCCATGCCGGTTGCACTCGGCGTCGCGCTGTTCCTCTCCAACTACGCACCGGACAACCTGGTTCGCCCGCTGGGCACCCTGGTGGACATGCTCGCTGCCGTGCCGTCCATCGTGTACGGCCTCTGGGGCGCGCAGGTCCTCGGCCCAATGCTGAGCAATTTCTACCGCTGGCTGAACGGCTGGGCCGGCGACTTCTTCCTGTTCGCCACCTACCAGAACTCCCCGCCGTTCTCCACCGGCCGCAACATGATGACTGGTGGCATTGTGCTGGCGGTCATGATCCTCCCGATCATCGCCGCTACCGCACGCGAGATCTTCGTGCAGACCCCTCCGGGCCAGATCGAGTCCGCCCTGGCACTCGGCGCCACCCGCTGGGAAGTCATCCGCATGACCGTGATCCCGTTCGGCCTGTCCGGCTTCATTGCAGGTTCCATGCTCGGCCTCGGCCGCGCACTGGGTGAGACCATGGCCCTCTACATGGCTGTGGCTCCGGCGAACAGCTACCGCGGCTCGCTTTTCGACGGTGGTACCACCTTCGCTACCGCCATCGCTAACGCGTCCGCCGAGTTCAACAACCCGATCTCCGCCGGCGCCTACATCGCCGCGGGTCTGGTGCTGTTCCTCCTGACCTTCATCGTTAACTCGATCGCCCGCTCGATCGTCAACAAGTAG
- the purS gene encoding phosphoribosylformylglycinamidine synthase subunit PurS, whose protein sequence is MARVVVNVMPKAEILDPQGQAVHRALGRIGIEGVQDVRQGKRFEIEVDDTVSDEDLRRMAETLLTNTVIEDFEVVR, encoded by the coding sequence ATGGCACGAGTCGTGGTTAATGTCATGCCCAAGGCTGAAATTCTGGATCCGCAGGGCCAGGCGGTGCACCGGGCGCTGGGTCGGATTGGTATTGAGGGCGTGCAGGATGTGCGTCAGGGCAAGCGGTTCGAGATCGAGGTGGATGACACCGTGAGCGATGAGGACCTGCGCCGTATGGCGGAGACCCTGCTGACCAACACCGTGATCGAGGATTTCGAGGTTGTTCGATGA
- a CDS encoding DUF3073 domain-containing protein: MGRGRAKAKQTKVARQLKYNSPEMDLDSLQRELAGQAPANSWDDEDEVDQYGDYADYADWDEDDEDQAAAR, from the coding sequence ATGGGTCGCGGACGCGCCAAAGCAAAGCAGACCAAGGTCGCTCGCCAGCTCAAGTACAACTCTCCGGAAATGGACCTGGACTCCCTGCAGCGCGAGCTCGCAGGTCAGGCACCGGCGAACAGCTGGGATGATGAGGACGAGGTGGACCAGTACGGCGACTACGCCGACTACGCAGACTGGGACGAGGACGACGAGGACCAGGCGGCAGCCCGCTAA
- a CDS encoding acyl-CoA thioesterase, producing MPNTPVAATKSPSITLRFMASPNDVLFAGAQGVSGGRVLEWIDKAAYACAAQWSGTYCVTAYVGHIHFTRPIPSGHIVEVRSRIAMTGRSSMHIVNEVLSADPRQGVFTRACDCLVIFVAKDAVTGRPTKVPEFVPSTEEERRVAEAALSRIDLRKAIEEEMSQQTYTSDSTAPILINRFLAKPTDVNWGGNVHGGTAMEWIDEAGVACTMEWSGERTVAVYAGGIRFYQPIHIGDLIEVEARLTRTDSRSLHTSIHVRSGDPRGGRESLTDAIHASVTYVGIDIDGNALPARKFTPVTDEDKRLWDHTQTLKDLRGEYEPVPLVAVPGAAQRVD from the coding sequence ATGCCGAACACGCCCGTCGCCGCGACGAAGTCCCCGTCCATCACCCTGCGCTTCATGGCCTCGCCTAACGACGTCCTCTTCGCCGGCGCCCAAGGCGTATCCGGCGGGCGTGTCCTGGAGTGGATTGATAAGGCTGCGTACGCGTGCGCGGCCCAATGGTCCGGCACCTACTGCGTGACGGCGTACGTGGGCCACATCCACTTCACCCGGCCCATTCCCTCCGGCCACATTGTGGAGGTGCGTTCGCGCATTGCCATGACCGGGCGTTCCTCCATGCACATTGTGAACGAGGTGCTCTCTGCCGATCCGCGTCAAGGCGTATTCACCCGCGCGTGCGACTGCCTGGTGATCTTCGTGGCCAAGGATGCCGTTACCGGCCGGCCCACCAAGGTGCCGGAGTTCGTGCCTTCTACAGAGGAGGAGCGCCGCGTGGCCGAGGCCGCGCTATCCCGCATCGACCTGCGCAAGGCGATTGAGGAGGAGATGAGCCAGCAGACGTACACGTCCGACTCCACCGCGCCGATCCTGATCAACCGCTTCCTGGCCAAGCCCACCGACGTGAACTGGGGCGGCAACGTCCACGGCGGCACCGCCATGGAATGGATCGATGAGGCCGGCGTGGCCTGCACCATGGAGTGGTCCGGCGAGCGGACCGTGGCCGTGTACGCCGGCGGCATCCGCTTCTACCAGCCGATTCACATCGGCGATTTGATTGAGGTGGAGGCGCGGCTCACGCGCACCGATTCCCGCTCGTTGCACACCTCCATCCACGTCCGTTCGGGCGACCCGCGCGGCGGGCGTGAATCGCTGACCGACGCCATCCACGCCTCCGTGACGTACGTTGGCATCGACATCGACGGCAACGCCCTCCCCGCCCGCAAGTTCACCCCCGTCACCGACGAGGACAAGCGGCTCTGGGACCACACCCAGACCCTCAAGGACCTGCGCGGCGAGTACGAGCCGGTGCCGCTGGTGGCCGTCCCCGGCGCCGCCCAGCGCGTGGACTAG
- the purM gene encoding phosphoribosylformylglycinamidine cyclo-ligase, with protein MSDVNNETAVGRTPLANEAVSYEAAGVSIEAGDKAVELFAPHAKRATRPEVRGGLGGFAGLFALGKYKEPLLAAGSDGVGTKLAVAQAMDKHDTIGIDLVAMCVDDLVVCGAEPLFLQDYIAIGKVVPEKVAEIVAGIAEGCVQAGCALLGGETAEHPGVMDPDEYDVSATAVGVVEADELLGPDRVREGDVIIGMASSGLHSNGYSLARHVLLERAGLPLDGHIEELGRTLGEELLEPTRIYALDCLELAAECDVRTFCHVTGGGLAGNMERVIPEGLVAEMHRATWTPGQIFRTIKSVGQVPDEEMEKTFNMGVGMVAIVSAADRDRALAILAARHIDSWVLGEVRAAGEGDTARAVLTGTHPQY; from the coding sequence ATGAGTGATGTAAACAACGAGACCGCAGTGGGCAGGACCCCTTTGGCCAACGAGGCTGTGTCCTACGAGGCCGCGGGTGTCTCCATCGAAGCCGGCGACAAGGCCGTGGAGCTCTTCGCGCCGCACGCCAAGCGCGCCACCCGCCCCGAGGTGCGCGGCGGCCTGGGCGGCTTCGCCGGCCTGTTTGCGCTGGGCAAGTACAAGGAGCCGCTCCTGGCTGCCGGTTCTGACGGCGTGGGCACCAAGCTCGCCGTTGCCCAGGCGATGGACAAGCACGACACCATCGGCATCGACCTGGTCGCCATGTGCGTGGATGACCTGGTGGTGTGCGGCGCGGAGCCGCTGTTCCTGCAGGACTACATCGCCATCGGCAAGGTTGTGCCGGAGAAGGTCGCCGAGATTGTTGCCGGTATCGCCGAGGGCTGCGTCCAGGCCGGCTGCGCCCTGCTGGGCGGCGAGACCGCGGAGCACCCGGGCGTGATGGATCCGGATGAGTATGACGTGTCCGCCACCGCCGTGGGCGTTGTGGAGGCTGATGAGCTGCTGGGTCCGGACCGCGTCCGCGAGGGCGACGTGATCATCGGCATGGCATCCTCCGGCCTCCACTCCAACGGCTACTCCCTGGCCCGCCACGTGCTGCTGGAGCGCGCCGGGCTGCCCCTGGACGGCCACATCGAGGAACTCGGCCGCACCCTGGGCGAGGAACTGCTTGAGCCGACCCGCATCTACGCCCTGGACTGCCTGGAGCTGGCCGCGGAGTGCGACGTCCGCACCTTCTGCCACGTCACCGGCGGCGGCCTGGCCGGCAACATGGAGCGCGTGATCCCGGAGGGCCTGGTTGCAGAAATGCACCGCGCCACCTGGACGCCGGGCCAGATCTTCCGCACCATCAAGTCCGTCGGACAGGTGCCGGATGAGGAGATGGAGAAGACCTTCAACATGGGCGTGGGCATGGTGGCCATCGTGTCCGCCGCGGACCGCGACCGCGCGCTGGCCATCCTGGCTGCGCGCCACATTGACAGCTGGGTGCTCGGCGAAGTCCGCGCCGCCGGCGAGGGCGACACTGCCCGTGCTGTGCTGACCGGCACCCACCCGCAGTACTAG
- the purF gene encoding amidophosphoribosyltransferase, with amino-acid sequence MAAVQTEFDDTRLGDTRPDEPCEECGVFGVWAPEEDVSKLTYFGLFALQHRGQEGAGIAVGDHENIVVFKDTGLVSQVFDESVLDALQGDVAIGHTRYSTAGGNSWENVQPMFRTSPNGTDVALAHNGNLINYMELQQEAIAKKLIPATGVKGQGSSSDTAVVSALLADLITDERTLLDACRDLLPRIKGAFCFMITDGHTLFAARDPHGVRPLSLGRLDGGWVIASETAALDIVGASFVRDVEPGEMVWVDASGVHSERFADETKAHCVFEYVYVARPDSVIDGQTVNSARIEIGRKLAHVLPVDADLVMPVPESGTPAAIGYAEESGIPFKQGLMKNAYVGRTFIQPSDTLRQLGLRLKLNPVREVIEGKKLAVVDDSIVRGNTQRKLIRMLREAGAGEVHVRIASPPVKWPCFYGIDFASPGELIANHGRGGSDAEIAESIRTMIGADSLAFVPIDDMVSASQQDPANLCAACFTGHYPLGLPEGNPNADLVRRIQRGES; translated from the coding sequence ATGGCAGCCGTGCAAACCGAATTCGATGACACGCGGTTAGGTGACACACGGCCCGACGAACCCTGCGAAGAATGCGGCGTTTTCGGTGTCTGGGCCCCCGAAGAGGACGTGTCCAAGCTGACGTACTTCGGGCTGTTCGCGCTGCAGCACCGCGGCCAGGAGGGCGCGGGTATTGCGGTGGGGGACCACGAGAACATTGTGGTGTTCAAGGACACGGGCCTGGTCAGCCAGGTTTTTGATGAGTCTGTGCTGGACGCCCTGCAGGGCGATGTGGCGATTGGCCACACGCGCTACTCCACGGCCGGCGGCAACTCCTGGGAGAACGTGCAGCCGATGTTCCGCACGTCCCCCAACGGCACGGATGTCGCGCTGGCCCACAACGGCAACCTGATCAACTACATGGAGTTGCAGCAGGAGGCGATTGCGAAGAAGCTCATCCCGGCCACCGGGGTGAAGGGGCAGGGGTCCTCCTCCGACACCGCCGTGGTGTCCGCGCTGCTGGCAGATCTGATCACCGATGAGCGCACGCTTCTCGACGCTTGCAGGGACCTCCTCCCGCGCATCAAAGGCGCCTTCTGCTTCATGATCACGGATGGGCACACGCTCTTCGCCGCGCGTGACCCGCACGGTGTGCGCCCGCTGTCGCTGGGGCGCTTGGACGGCGGCTGGGTGATCGCCTCGGAGACCGCGGCGCTGGATATCGTCGGCGCGTCCTTTGTGCGCGACGTGGAGCCGGGCGAGATGGTCTGGGTGGATGCTTCGGGCGTGCACTCGGAGCGTTTCGCCGATGAGACGAAGGCGCACTGCGTGTTCGAGTACGTCTACGTCGCGCGACCGGACTCGGTGATTGACGGGCAGACGGTGAACTCGGCGAGGATTGAGATTGGGCGCAAATTAGCGCACGTGCTCCCGGTAGACGCTGACCTGGTGATGCCGGTGCCGGAGAGCGGAACCCCGGCCGCGATCGGCTACGCGGAGGAGTCCGGGATCCCGTTCAAGCAGGGCCTGATGAAGAACGCGTATGTGGGGCGCACGTTCATCCAGCCGTCCGATACCTTGCGCCAGCTGGGGCTTCGCCTGAAGCTCAACCCGGTGCGCGAGGTGATTGAGGGCAAGAAACTCGCGGTGGTGGATGATTCCATCGTGCGCGGCAACACCCAGCGCAAGCTGATCCGCATGCTGCGCGAGGCCGGCGCGGGCGAGGTGCACGTGCGCATCGCCTCCCCGCCGGTGAAGTGGCCGTGCTTCTACGGCATCGACTTCGCCAGCCCCGGCGAGCTGATTGCCAACCACGGGCGGGGCGGCAGCGACGCGGAGATCGCCGAATCCATCCGCACCATGATCGGCGCGGACAGCCTTGCTTTCGTGCCTATCGACGATATGGTCTCCGCCTCCCAGCAAGACCCCGCCAACCTGTGCGCCGCGTGCTTCACCGGCCACTACCCCCTCGGTCTGCCGGAGGGCAACCCCAACGCCGACCTTGTCCGCCGCATCCAGAGAGGTGAGTCATGA
- a CDS encoding aminodeoxychorismate lyase: protein MGQSLLPPEPVIYLVESFGGPIRRQNPNMPHVFWDDAAVTRGDGVFETILVRGGRALNLDKHVARFIRSAAALALPEPNAAQWVAATEEAVADYCREHLRIDDPSNPPEAKCVWTMTRGRETTGVPTAWLTIRPIGQEVLRQREEGVAVVTTPRGLSVAADVPWMAVEAKTLNYAASMAALRWARAQGFDDVIYTEPAADRADGADGADLAERVLEGATSTVVMVKKGGRLRTPAPGPGILPGTTQAALFDFASERGWKCKAKDIYVNELEKAESVWLVSSTRICARVTRLNDRELPAPANEAEVRELITAALEA from the coding sequence ATGGGTCAATCGCTGCTTCCCCCCGAGCCCGTGATCTACCTCGTGGAGTCGTTCGGCGGCCCGATACGCAGGCAAAACCCCAACATGCCCCACGTGTTTTGGGACGATGCCGCAGTCACGCGCGGCGACGGTGTCTTCGAGACCATCCTGGTCCGCGGCGGCCGCGCGCTGAACCTGGACAAGCACGTTGCCCGCTTCATCCGCTCCGCCGCCGCGCTGGCCCTCCCGGAGCCGAACGCCGCGCAGTGGGTCGCCGCCACCGAGGAGGCCGTTGCGGACTACTGCAGGGAGCACTTGCGTATCGACGATCCCTCGAACCCACCCGAAGCAAAATGCGTATGGACCATGACGCGCGGGCGCGAAACCACGGGTGTGCCAACCGCCTGGCTGACCATTCGCCCGATTGGGCAGGAGGTGCTGCGGCAGCGCGAGGAGGGCGTGGCTGTGGTGACCACCCCGCGCGGGCTGAGCGTGGCGGCTGATGTGCCGTGGATGGCAGTGGAAGCGAAGACGCTGAACTACGCGGCATCCATGGCCGCCCTGCGGTGGGCGCGCGCCCAGGGTTTCGACGACGTGATTTACACCGAGCCCGCCGCCGACCGTGCTGATGGTGCCGATGGCGCCGACCTTGCCGAGCGCGTGCTCGAGGGCGCGACCAGCACCGTGGTGATGGTGAAGAAGGGCGGCAGGCTGCGCACGCCGGCGCCCGGCCCCGGCATCCTGCCGGGCACCACGCAGGCCGCGTTGTTTGACTTTGCTTCCGAGCGCGGCTGGAAATGCAAGGCCAAAGACATCTACGTCAATGAGCTGGAGAAGGCGGAGTCCGTGTGGCTGGTCAGCTCCACACGCATTTGCGCGCGGGTGACCAGGCTCAACGATCGCGAGCTGCCCGCGCCAGCCAACGAGGCCGAGGTGCGCGAGCTCATCACCGCCGCGCTGGAGGCTTAG
- the pstS gene encoding phosphate ABC transporter substrate-binding protein PstS, whose product MLFALISLTPERYPVIRNFKRTAAIIGVVAASSASLVACGDSNDNAATTAAETAASSAADATSATDAASETAAAKGDYELSGETGQLVAEGASSQQNAMDYFGSVYAAEVPGASLAYTPSGSGSGIKNFIANQAVFAGSDSPLKDEEIQPAADRCGGNEAWHLPFVIGPVAIAYNLDGVDELNLTVDNIVDIFQGNITNWNDPAIAESNPGASLPDQAINVFYRSDESGTSDNFQKFLKAASDGKWDSTGKAFPNAVGTGANGSSGVAQEVSATPGAITYVEAGFADQKANIDFGAGPVELNEESVGKALDNLTFKTEGHNMVVDSSALFASHDNGAYPLVLTTYEIVCSAGYDEATANMVRDFLNIALDSQDEELADAGFIPVSGSHADRLREAINAIQ is encoded by the coding sequence ATGCTCTTTGCATTGATCTCTTTAACACCGGAAAGGTACCCCGTGATCCGCAACTTCAAGCGCACCGCCGCAATCATCGGCGTCGTCGCAGCATCCTCCGCTTCCCTCGTCGCCTGCGGTGACTCCAACGACAACGCTGCTACCACCGCAGCTGAGACCGCAGCTTCCTCCGCAGCTGACGCTACCTCCGCAACCGACGCTGCTTCCGAGACCGCTGCAGCTAAGGGCGACTACGAGCTCTCCGGCGAGACCGGCCAGCTGGTCGCTGAGGGTGCTTCCTCCCAGCAGAACGCAATGGACTACTTCGGCTCCGTCTACGCAGCTGAGGTTCCGGGTGCTTCCCTGGCCTACACCCCGTCCGGCTCCGGCTCCGGCATCAAGAACTTCATCGCTAACCAGGCTGTCTTTGCTGGTTCCGACTCCCCGCTGAAGGACGAGGAGATCCAGCCGGCTGCAGACCGCTGCGGTGGCAACGAGGCATGGCACCTGCCGTTCGTCATCGGCCCGGTTGCAATCGCTTACAACCTGGACGGCGTGGACGAGCTGAACCTGACCGTCGACAACATCGTCGACATCTTCCAGGGCAACATCACCAACTGGAACGACCCGGCTATCGCCGAGTCCAACCCGGGTGCTTCCCTGCCGGACCAGGCAATCAACGTCTTCTACCGCTCTGACGAGTCCGGTACCTCCGACAACTTCCAGAAGTTCCTGAAGGCTGCTTCCGACGGCAAGTGGGACTCCACCGGCAAGGCATTCCCGAACGCTGTTGGTACCGGTGCAAACGGTTCCTCCGGTGTTGCACAGGAGGTCTCCGCGACCCCGGGTGCTATCACCTACGTTGAGGCTGGCTTCGCTGACCAGAAGGCAAACATCGACTTCGGTGCTGGCCCGGTTGAGCTGAACGAGGAGTCCGTGGGCAAGGCTCTGGACAACCTGACCTTCAAGACCGAGGGCCACAACATGGTTGTTGACTCCTCCGCTCTGTTCGCTTCCCACGACAACGGCGCATACCCGCTGGTGCTGACCACCTACGAGATCGTCTGCTCCGCTGGCTACGATGAGGCAACCGCGAACATGGTCCGCGACTTCCTGAACATCGCTCTGGACTCCCAGGACGAGGAGCTGGCTGACGCTGGCTTCATCCCGGTCTCCGGTTCTCACGCAGACCGCCTGCGCGAGGCTATCAACGCGATCCAGTAA
- the mshD gene encoding mycothiol synthase has product MTAEIREVSAPVDGAEGLLGSVEKHDGVAPLSEQYLAALRDPARGHTHLAAYRGEQLVGLAACAPDGGVELAVHPDFRRQGVGSGLLSRIDDPSNRAFWAHGNLEGARGLAAARGMEPKRELLVMSIDAEGLEVGGTELPDGFAALNYAQAVERFGRERVEADWLAVNNDAFSWHPEQGGWDLARLRQGMDTDWFDPEGLWFLYDERGAEPALAGFHWTKRHPGATGEVYVVGLSSSYRGEGMGGPLMAIGLEHLVKDGSSQVILYVEADNQPAVKRYNEIGFTVAESHVVYHY; this is encoded by the coding sequence ATGACAGCCGAGATTAGGGAAGTGTCCGCGCCGGTTGATGGGGCTGAGGGGTTGCTTGGGAGCGTCGAAAAGCATGATGGCGTGGCGCCGCTCTCCGAGCAGTACCTGGCTGCGTTGCGCGATCCCGCGCGCGGCCACACGCACTTGGCGGCGTACCGCGGCGAGCAGCTCGTGGGGCTTGCCGCGTGCGCGCCGGACGGTGGGGTGGAGCTTGCGGTGCACCCCGATTTCCGCAGGCAGGGCGTGGGTTCCGGGCTGCTTTCGCGTATCGACGATCCTTCGAACCGCGCCTTTTGGGCCCACGGCAACCTGGAGGGGGCGCGGGGCCTTGCAGCCGCGCGGGGCATGGAGCCGAAGCGGGAGCTCTTGGTGATGTCGATTGACGCGGAGGGTCTTGAGGTGGGCGGGACGGAGCTGCCTGACGGGTTCGCTGCGCTGAACTACGCCCAAGCCGTGGAGCGATTCGGTCGCGAGCGTGTGGAAGCGGACTGGCTGGCGGTGAATAACGACGCGTTTTCGTGGCACCCTGAGCAGGGGGGATGGGACCTTGCGCGGTTGCGGCAGGGCATGGACACCGACTGGTTTGATCCGGAGGGGCTGTGGTTTCTCTACGACGAGCGTGGGGCGGAGCCTGCGCTGGCGGGTTTCCACTGGACAAAGCGTCATCCGGGCGCAACTGGTGAGGTCTATGTGGTTGGGCTGTCTTCGAGTTACCGGGGGGAGGGAATGGGGGGACCTCTCATGGCGATCGGGCTGGAGCACCTTGTAAAAGACGGATCTTCGCAGGTCATCCTGTATGTTGAGGCCGATAATCAGCCCGCGGTAAAACGCTACAATGAGATCGGGTTCACAGTTGCCGAATCTCACGTTGTTTATCACTATTAA